In Candidatus Poribacteria bacterium, the following are encoded in one genomic region:
- a CDS encoding phytanoyl-CoA dioxygenase family protein — protein MSDLQLQQYLFDVQGYLVVENVLSPEEVAALNQCVDEQQLPTPGKVQRFGSAPDGPGFLQWGKPFCDLLDHSKIMPILQFRLGDCFRLDRIYGMYMREGMPRGHLHADYGATSPTARATPGEYYSFRDNEIHNGFVVVTWNLADTGPDYGGFCCIPGSHKGNFKLPQQIAEAPDKSSCVIIPEAPAGSAILFTEALTHGTAAWNGKHQRRSLLYKYCVSHIAWTSRRVAIPEGIELTERQKILFREPADPHRHFPSLFQAA, from the coding sequence ATGAGTGATTTACAGTTGCAACAGTACCTCTTTGACGTGCAAGGTTACCTCGTCGTTGAGAATGTCTTGAGTCCAGAAGAAGTTGCGGCACTCAATCAATGTGTTGACGAACAACAACTTCCGACACCGGGAAAGGTTCAAAGGTTCGGAAGTGCCCCAGATGGTCCAGGTTTTCTGCAGTGGGGGAAACCATTTTGCGATTTACTCGACCATTCAAAGATTATGCCGATACTTCAATTCCGTTTGGGAGATTGCTTTCGACTCGACCGAATTTATGGGATGTATATGCGGGAAGGGATGCCGCGCGGACATCTACATGCCGACTACGGTGCTACTTCTCCCACGGCAAGAGCGACACCGGGGGAATACTACTCTTTCCGAGATAACGAGATTCACAACGGGTTCGTTGTTGTGACGTGGAATCTCGCAGATACCGGACCGGATTACGGTGGGTTCTGCTGTATTCCGGGAAGCCATAAAGGCAATTTCAAGCTACCACAACAGATAGCCGAAGCACCCGATAAGTCATCTTGTGTCATCATTCCGGAGGCTCCTGCCGGTTCAGCGATTTTGTTTACTGAGGCACTGACACACGGCACAGCGGCATGGAACGGCAAGCATCAACGGAGATCCCTTCTGTATAAGTATTGTGTTTCACACATCGCGTGGACATCGCGTCGCGTGGCGATACCAGAGGGTATAGAATTAACAGAGCGTCAAAAAATTCTCTTCCGTGAACCCGCAGATCCGCATCGTCATTTCCCATCATTATTTCAAGCGGCATAG
- a CDS encoding aldo/keto reductase encodes MEKRILGRTGLEVSVLGMGGLFVSTAGGRNRADGRNAIRRALELGVNYVDTAPSYGNSEEVVGEALDGVLQPHYLSTKIGGRPQPFDPKDKQLLRQSVEESLHVLKRDTIDILMVHEPDRPGQYDWWTSHETFDGPVCELLAELKEEGIVRFTGLGGTTAHQLPAIVATGVYDVVLAAQNYSLLWREAALSIFPEAKRQNMGIVIGAPLQQGALSRRHAEVETGAWWLSRPRQEQFKALYRFLDEIELSLPEAGIRMVISNPDVSTVLVGARSVEEVEQNVRAVEAGPLPSEILERLQEIADMVPFRPFEEPHSLAFGRKYSGPGHAR; translated from the coding sequence ATGGAAAAGCGAATCCTCGGACGCACAGGACTCGAAGTGAGTGTTTTAGGGATGGGTGGACTCTTTGTTTCAACGGCTGGCGGTAGGAATCGCGCTGATGGACGTAACGCTATCCGACGCGCTCTGGAACTCGGTGTCAACTATGTTGATACCGCACCGAGCTACGGTAACAGTGAAGAGGTCGTTGGAGAAGCCTTAGATGGTGTGCTTCAACCGCACTATCTTTCCACGAAAATCGGTGGAAGACCTCAACCCTTTGATCCAAAAGATAAACAACTCTTGCGTCAATCGGTCGAAGAGAGCTTACACGTGCTGAAAAGGGATACGATCGATATTTTGATGGTGCATGAACCCGATCGTCCCGGACAATACGATTGGTGGACAAGCCATGAGACCTTTGATGGACCGGTCTGTGAGTTGTTAGCGGAACTCAAAGAGGAAGGAATTGTTCGTTTCACGGGATTGGGCGGCACAACCGCGCATCAACTCCCCGCGATTGTAGCGACAGGGGTCTACGATGTCGTGCTGGCAGCGCAGAACTACAGTCTGCTCTGGCGTGAAGCGGCACTCTCAATTTTTCCAGAAGCGAAACGACAGAATATGGGAATTGTCATCGGTGCTCCCTTACAACAGGGAGCGTTGTCACGCCGCCACGCCGAAGTAGAGACGGGGGCATGGTGGCTGAGCCGCCCGCGTCAGGAACAGTTCAAAGCACTCTACCGGTTTTTGGATGAAATCGAGCTCTCACTTCCAGAGGCAGGTATTCGTATGGTTATATCCAATCCGGATGTTTCTACCGTGTTGGTGGGGGCGAGGTCCGTAGAGGAGGTTGAACAGAATGTTCGTGCTGTTGAAGCCGGTCCGTTGCCTTCAGAAATATTAGAGCGGCTTCAGGAGATCGCGGATATGGTACCGTTCCGGCCCTTTGAGGAACCCCATAGTTTGGCGTTCGGTAGGAAATACAGCGGTCCTGGGCACGCACGGTGA